In the genome of Crassostrea angulata isolate pt1a10 chromosome 6, ASM2561291v2, whole genome shotgun sequence, the window GGATACTTGATTGAAAACTGCAACACCAATCGACTGGCCAGTGAAGAAAATAGAATATACGCAATCAAGTgagtataaaaataattgtacggCATTCCACAGATCGAACTCATTTACCGTATTAATTGATAAGTAAAACATGATGGACATACCAATCAACGTTAAACCACATTGGTTTAGCATCTTCAGAAATCCCCAAAATATCCCGAACTCCGACGTATACTTATCATGACATGGCAAATTATCGAACGAGCCATTGGTTTATTCAAGTGGAATTATAGAAGCGTAGACCAAGCATGTATAAAATGGTGCAATTTATGTTAACGGACAATGTAAATGAATTGCGACGGAtattaattcatattatgaCTAACAACATGTTTTAAAGATTAGTCACTCAAAGTTTCCGGATGTGGTTAGTAATTTTGTATGTAACACAATCTCAAGTACTTTTTGGTGGTCATTGGCTCGTAAAAGAGGAAATACTGACAAGCTCTGTTGTAACTATAGTACAAAGGAGAAAAACCTTTCAATTTCCTGTGACGTCTTTCAAATTTCAAGATACTTTATTCTTCATGATTCAAAGATGCATCgtttgtttttgggtttttttttacaaagaaatctCCATTAACTTCAatcaaaatctcttttactACTAGTAATTTAGGGGGATATCTTTTGATTTCGGATGGATGTCTCTTTCTTTGTTGAATAGatattatactacatgtatgtttaagtAATATCTCTAACATTGCGGGATATCTACCAGTATAGTAAACGCCCTACCACTGGTTAATATCTTTAGAACATTACGTGAGGATTGTCACATCATATAACATAGCGGATTTTCCAATACATCTCTTCTTCACAAATACTTTGGATTCAACAAGATTGGCTAGGAGATGGGAGTGTCACAtgatttatgatatatttgtgtATTCATATAGTCGTGTGCATGTAAATGGGTTTTGGGAAATAATCAttacctttttattttatttttttaattttgatatacttTTTTTACTTCTGGGATTATGTTTCGTATCCTTATTATGCATGTGAAAAGCGGTGCAAAAACGACCAAAACTTACTGGGCTGAAAAAAACCCCGAACGAATGTCATGAATTCTTCTTGTCTTCAGATGGTGGCAAATGTTCAGCAATCTCGAGGTCACAGGGGTCATCGGTCCCGCAGACGAAGAGGTCATGAACAAACGAAGATGTGCTTGTGAAGATGTTATGCAAAAGGATGAGGTCATGAACCCTGAACTTCAACCTCAACAATTCAATCTTGGTAAGTTTTGATATTAACCTTAATATCTTTTACTTTCAATGGCTGTCTTCTGCTTTGCTTCTTTTTCTGATGACTTTTCATCTACTATTCAAGGCCCAAAATGGCGGAAAACAGATCTGACGTGGAAAATTACCAAATATACCAGACAGCTTGATCAAAGTAAAACTCGGTATATTTAGCGTTACATCAGTTTAGTTAGACGAATCATTGagcaaataataattaaaaaaaaacaacatattaagAATAATGTGTTTATacatgagttttttttttcttgagtaATGGACGAAACAAACCAGAAATACACAGCACAAGGTGTTATACTAGTAGTTTAATACTGTTGATTTGTCTGTTGGAAGGAGAGAGATTGCTCGAGCACTGAGGCATTGGGCCGATGTGACTCCACTAACCTTCAGGGAGGTCGCCGGCGAGTCCGATATAACCATTTCCTTCGAGGTTCGAAATCACGGGGACGGTGTCAGCAATTCCTTTGATGGCCGCGGTAGGTTATTTCTATACATTTTATGGGGGGATCCCAAATATAGTTAGGATGCTTAAACCTTTTTTGTGGTTTTaccctttatttatttacagtaaaacacccTTATTATTACGAAGTGCTAGGGACGGGtgattttacttcgttataagcgaaATTCGTTATATTCGTCAAGTTTTCAACATATTATCTAGTCACGGGGACTTAAaatcactttgctgtaagcgtcaattcattataagcgtgttcgctataaccgtgttctactgtatttatttatgcttatttCAGAGAGCCCATAGTtctgctgaaactttaagtaaatttttaaaatggttataaactgtgggtttttttctttgaaaacctAAATCCCGATGCGAAGATAGTTTCCTTTTTATGTGGGAGGCTGCCTTATTGAGAATGACTCGTTGTTTCCAATGAAGTCTTATACGTTGCAAAAGTTATGAAAAACTGCAAAGATCTGTTCCCAAAAGTCCGGATTTCAAACGACCATGCATGCCCGGCATCATGCCGTTATAAAAACGATAAACgattaaaatttcaaagtttcaaactaaatggaaaaaaaaactttcttttataaattgttaaatttttctAATCCATGTTTTACTTCTTTTAGGTAGAGTACTCGCGCATGCTTTTTTCCCATCCAATGGCGATGTCCACTTTGATGACGATGAAAACTGGGGGTTTGGTGACGAAGTGGGAAACACCAAGACCGATTTCTTCACGGTGGCGGTGCATGAGTTTGGTCACACCATGGGGTTGTTTCACTCAGACGTACAGGGGGCGCTCATGTACCCGTATTATTCCGGATATAACGCGAGTTTCACGCTGCATGACGATGACGTGAAAGGGATGCAGAGTTTGTACGGTGTGTTTATATGCAGGAAATggattctgaagaaaaaaaataaatagtcgAATTCGCATAATAATTGATGTCAATTTGATAAATCAAATGGAAGTTTCTCTTTGAAGAGTTGGCATGTTAAAtaagcatgtacatgtagtattcgTTGTATAGTTAAGATGCAAAATGATATCTGAAATTTTACAGCATTGAAATcagatttttttgtttgaattttttaaaaatctcaactTCTGTGTGATTACTCTTTAGGTCCGCCAACAGGGAGGCCGCTGACCACCCCCTATCCTATGACAACATCTCGCCCCACCACACCAGCACCTCGGCCTCGAATCACCCCGGCACCTACCCCCAGACCTACCCCAAGACCAGAAATTCCGGAATTTTGTAACGTTCAGATACAAGCTGCTGTCAGAGGTGAGATTTCATTCGTGTTTAGCTATAAATTATTAGATTCAAATAAACAGAAGTATATCTCCCTGGTATTGAACTTTAAAAGTTTGCTTTTGCGAAAAATCTGGTTTTGTATATTGCCAAAGTATTAGACATAATtcttttttaccattttatcatttttattttacagattttGATGGTACGCTGTTTGTGTTCACCCAAGGCAATTACGTCATGAGAATAACAGAGAGAGGCTTCCTAGACAGAATTCGAACCAATAACCTCTTTCGGCGTGCCCCATGGTCTATGGACGCAGCCTATAGTATTCCAAGTCTTGGTCGCACTTATTTTATGCGAGGTATTACTTAATTAAAGAAGATATGCTTCAAATTTTCGTTGACAATTATTCTCAGACCTTTGAATGTATGATGTAATAGAATCACAGTTGTGATATTACAATGTCATGTTTTGAAGCAGGCGTAATTTAATTTGCAGGTCAAAGACTTTGGGAGTTTGACCGAATGAGGAATCCTATGGGTACAATATTGGTACAAGGCGGCCCTCGAACAATGCCCGAGAGACCACGGGCCGTGATCGCCACATCTGCCTCCGGAAATGACGTAGAAGTGTTTGGAGTACGTATCAACCTTAACGTCTGATCGTTTTCAACAGATCAGACGATGTTTTTTCTGCTCCAAATTTGTATAGGAATGATGAGGGAAGTGATGTGAAAGTTGATGTCAGTTTTTCATTTTTGCTTTCGAACAGAGTGGTATCCTTTGGAGGATGAAAATGAATGGCGAAGTTATAGTTGGATCTCATCGTTACATTTCCAGTCAGTACAGTGGAGTTCCGAGTATGATCGATGCTGCCGTAAGATGGGACTCCCGaactgtttatttctttaaaggAAACAGGTGTGTATTTTATAACAGGACAATCATACAGAAGTCGTTTGATAATTTAGAATAATAAGTCTTTGCATCCAAATtgaattaaacattattttaaaacctcAAATAGCTAAGTTCGTGGATGCTCAGAAATATGTGATATTATCATTGGTTAATGTATCAAAACGAAATGAAATTCTAGTTTTCTATAGCTAAGCTATTGATACTAAGAGCCAGGTGATAAATAGTActggtatacatgtaacttttggTATATATACTTGCATCTAATTTAATAATTTGTGCTCAATATTCAACTAAGTGCTTTATGTTATTTCTACAGAGATTTATATGTTtcatccaaaaaaaataaatgcaaaaaaatcCATATGGAATAATTTATTGGGAACACTGTTGAATgacatatttacatattatttacagatattataaatatgacaccAGTCGCCGAACTGTACGGGTAGGAGATTTTGGCCCTGCCTTCTTAAAAGGGGAATGTGGTGATGCTCCCAGataaaaatggctgaccgctcaCCGGAAGTGACTTTGCACAgtcattaataataataataataatttaacaaTTAGATTTTATATTACACTGACGAAAGTGTCtaaattgatttatataaattataagaTTTTTCGTTTTCCcagttgttttgttttcagtAAACCATCACGTAAATGACAgttgtttctttatatttattcacatgcttgtttgtttgtgtcaGTTTATGAACATCGATGAAACACACGGGTATTAATTGATGCCCATTGCCTTATTTTCGTATTCACACTACAGTTAAAACATTAAGTGAAGCTATCGAATCATTTTCTAGGTGCGTTTAAATTGCGCTAAAAACACTTATGCTTACATTTCGAAGTTCCGACTCTCCTGCAAAAACGCGGGATCCAAGCACCCCTAACACTTCGTGACAAGAATTTTGAATAATTCCAATGTCTTTCAATGACATTTTTCTTCTCCAGTCTTGAGAAACGTGCATCGAATTTTTAAGAAAGGTAATCTTGCGGTCCTTTATATTTACCGGAAGTTGAAACAAGTCACGCTGGGAGGCGTTAGTATGTAGCTTTAACCACCGAGAGGTTTCCATGGTAAAGTTTAACCCGCAATAGCTATAAAGTCGCCTGACAACTAGTTCCGGTTCCTTTGCTAAATGTTCGAACTGTAGCGTAAAACAAGAATCATATCGTTGCACATTCATTATGTTTTTATACATGACCGAGCAAAGTGCCATGGACTGTGAAGAAAGCGGGTCGTTAGATAGGAAGTGACCTTTGGCTCGGGAGTTCATAATGGCCCTGGGGTCTCTCACGAGGTGGATGATAGACAGGTTGTTTAGATACGTCTTTAAAACCCTGGCTAACTCCATATCGATTCTTAGTACCTTGATAATGACGACAGAGGAAGATCTACAGAGGTCTGTCAGATGTTGAACACAATGGCTTACATTCTTTTCCCTTTTATGCTGGAAACATCCAGCAGATCTTAGATAGCCTTGGCCTGTGCTAGGAAAGGCTACAAAGGATTTGAGAATCTTGTATGACAAAGCGTTGAAATTACAGGTGTAGATCTTCTGTAGCACCGACAAGGCATATTCTATCTCTTCGTACTTGCGCAATGGTAATCTGTGAACACGAAACGAAAAAAGTCTTAGACGTTTTGTTTTAGTCGAAATGGTAAAGTTAATTTCGATTagaattaaaaaagtaaaactggTGTTCTATCtttcaaatacaaatgtaaaattcttaaaacttaaaatgacTTAAAGTGTGTaaattcttatcttaaaaattaataatgtacaTTTGTGTTTGACTCCGTTTTCTAGATTTTTCTAGATTTTATCTGACGAATAAACCAGTGCGCATCAACGTTTACCCAAACTGTAAATTCGAAATTCGAACGACGATGAAGCGTTCCTACAAATCTAATAAAACCTTTTTCATCCTTAAACCATGCACACTCTACAGACCGACACTTGTTGTTGAGACAACATATGCCCTCGCTCCGTATGTTACAGGTCCTGTAGGTCTGCCACAGAGGTTCCATGCTGAAGAAGGACTTTTCGTCTCCATGCTGAAGGATCTCGGAAGTGAAAGTTGACCCACTTCTCTGGTACGCCACAACTAGTATGTTCTTAactctattttttt includes:
- the LOC128190429 gene encoding stromelysin-3-like, with amino-acid sequence MNSAMIFGLLTLVILYSVSGEKTTEQIETYLCKYGYLIENCNTNRLASEENRIYAIKWWQMFSNLEVTGVIGPADEEVMNKRRCACEDVMQKDEVMNPELQPQQFNLGPKWRKTDLTWKITKYTRQLDQSKTRREIARALRHWADVTPLTFREVAGESDITISFEVRNHGDGVSNSFDGRGRVLAHAFFPSNGDVHFDDDENWGFGDEVGNTKTDFFTVAVHEFGHTMGLFHSDVQGALMYPYYSGYNASFTLHDDDVKGMQSLYGPPTGRPLTTPYPMTTSRPTTPAPRPRITPAPTPRPTPRPEIPEFCNVQIQAAVRDFDGTLFVFTQGNYVMRITERGFLDRIRTNNLFRRAPWSMDAAYSIPSLGRTYFMRGQRLWEFDRMRNPMGTILVQGGPRTMPERPRAVIATSASGNDVEVFGSGILWRMKMNGEVIVGSHRYISSQYSGVPSMIDAAVRWDSRTVYFFKGNRYYKYDTSRRTVRVGDFGPAFLKGECGDAPR
- the LOC128190430 gene encoding carbohydrate sulfotransferase 1-like isoform X1; the protein is MILRLGRLGYCSRYLLLPALLSILCVVYLGLLKDSVMRTPIIYSSVDNIARIEGQQDRAPAEEKNRVKNILVVAYQRSGSTFTSEILQHGDEKSFFSMEPLWQTYRTCNIRSEGICCLNNKCRLPLRKYEEIEYALSVLQKIYTCNFNALSYKILKSFVAFPSTGQGYLRSAGCFQHKREKNVSHCVQHLTDLCRSSSVVIIKVLRIDMELARVLKTYLNNLSIIHLVRDPRAIMNSRAKGHFLSNDPLSSQSMALCSVMYKNIMNVQRYDSCFTLQFEHLAKEPELVVRRLYSYCGLNFTMETSRWLKLHTNASQRDLFQLPVNIKDRKITFLKNSMHVSQDWRRKMSLKDIGIIQNSCHEVLGVLGSRVFAGESELRNVSISVFSAI
- the LOC128190430 gene encoding carbohydrate sulfotransferase 1-like isoform X2: MILRLGRLGYCSRYLLLPALLSILCVVYLGLLKDSVMRTPIIYSSVDNIARIEGQQDRAPAEKNRVKNILVVAYQRSGSTFTSEILQHGDEKSFFSMEPLWQTYRTCNIRSEGICCLNNKCRLPLRKYEEIEYALSVLQKIYTCNFNALSYKILKSFVAFPSTGQGYLRSAGCFQHKREKNVSHCVQHLTDLCRSSSVVIIKVLRIDMELARVLKTYLNNLSIIHLVRDPRAIMNSRAKGHFLSNDPLSSQSMALCSVMYKNIMNVQRYDSCFTLQFEHLAKEPELVVRRLYSYCGLNFTMETSRWLKLHTNASQRDLFQLPVNIKDRKITFLKNSMHVSQDWRRKMSLKDIGIIQNSCHEVLGVLGSRVFAGESELRNVSISVFSAI